ACAATATGTTCTTAAAATCTTGGAAAAATGCCAAAAAGACAACCCCAGTATGCATAAAATCAGAGTAATAAGCATCACAGCAGGCCATGCCTGCTGTTGTGGTTCTGTGCTGCTACACCAATATGACagctgccacctactggccagaGATggaaacaacaacactacaatatATACAATATTTTCTTAAAAGCTTAGAAAATAGCAAAAAGAAAACCCAAGTATACATAAAATCAGAGTAATAAGCATCACAGCGGGCCATGCCTGCTGTTGTGGTTCTGTGCTGCTACACCAATACGACagctgccacctactggccagaGATggaaacaacaacactacaatatATACAATATTTTCTTAAAATCTTAGAAAAATGCCAAAAAGAAAACCCCAGTATACATAAAATCAGAGTAATAAGCATCATGGTTCTGTGCTGTTACACCAATACGACagctgccacctactggccagaGATGGAAACAACACAATGAAGTAGTGCTGCTCCAAAGTCTGTTTATAATCAAGAGTCGATGCAGTGTTTTTGAAGATAACATCGTGATACTCAAGCGTATCAATATTTTATTACACCCCTTTTGCCTAATGTCTCTCACTTTGTTGACCGGTGCATCAACTACGAGCCTGGGGGAGACGCACTTCCTCTTGTTGTTCTCAAACCAGACACTTAAATCTTCTCTCCTTCCATCTCCTTCTGTCTTCCTTACTTTCTATACACAGTCTAAGAATCCCTTTAAAGTACAGCAACCCTGAGTGTAGCTGTCACAAAGACTGGCATGACATCATTTATGACACGTGGAAAGAGTCACCTTCTCCACGAGGCTCGAGGGAACCATGTTTGAGGACatttgggagaagtggaaattgcTTATTTCCCCAAAAACGTCCTTCTTCTGTTGAAATGTGTCTCTGTAAGTATGGTTTTTATActttttcttttatctcaaatggaaaaacacccccGTGTTCTACTTTGGTGTTGTATAATTACTCTGTCAAAagaaaagatggatcactttATAAAAGTATCCCACTAAAGAGGATTATGTAAAATGCTGCTAATATGTGatgccaaataaataaataaataaacaaagcaaCCTCCACTGTAGGTAGTTGGATGACCCCTGTAAAACTTAATCCAAATTGCTAACACACCTTGAGGACCCCCGCCTTCTTACCCTGTAGATGACTTTGGGCTCGAAGGAGCAGACGATGCTGGAGTTGTAGAGAACCGCATGTTTCTTATACAAGTTTTTAAGGGCTGCCGCAGCCTGCGAGGGACACACAAACATATGGCTCTCGTGTTATCAGTCATAGTtctttgacgtgtgtgtgtgtgtgtgtgttcctctcaGACCACTTGGTGGGCCGGCAGCTGTGTATCTCTGAGCCCTGCTGGGGACCCAGTACTTCTGCGTATTGCTGCCTGACAAAATAACCACCTCTCTAAACTTGTACTGGTTTAAAAATACACTGATCAGCAAAACACCTGTCAATCATTAAGTGGTGAAAGATCCAGTGATACGCTGAAGCGCTACCCTTATTCTGTCAAAATGTGCTCAGCTAAactgaagagtgtttttatatgaACGCTGCGTTAATAAGTGACAGTGTAACACAATCACAATCTGTCAAACATGCAGCAGCGTTTCCCATCTCTgacatcttttttattttttttttttatttctgatttttcccttttttctcccaatttagtggccaattgatccctatttttaattcaaacacccaccctcgtattgcatgcgttcgccaactgcatctctccggccggcagtctcgaaggaaagcgcctccccactttcgtgacacggcgaatccaagccgaaccactgtttttccgacacacacagagacgcattcacatgacgaacacaagccgactccgcccccctcccgaagaaagcgttgccaatgattgctgcttcgtcgagtccggccatagtcggatctgacgagaccggggcgcgaaccccagtccccagtgggcaactgcatcgacaccaagccgatgcttagaccgctacgccaccgcggacccttccatctctgacatctatCTGTCATTACGCGGTGTTCCCTCCACAAGTCTAGCAGACAGGCTCCGTCGGAAGTCTTGAAAGAGTGGCTGCACCTGGTCTGGATGACCTTTGACATCGAAGTAGATGATGAGCTGGAGTTTGATGCATTCCTCCACAGCCTCCTCGAGAGTGGGGATCTTCTCCCCGGCGAATCTGTCTCTGGAAGGGGTCACAGGGAAAAACACAAACATCACGGTGTCATCTGCAAAGCCTCGCCACATGCTGTGTGAGTCTTCACATCCATCAGTGTAACTACATAGCTAGGAGGCCCATCCCAGTGACATGCGGGCTTTCCAAACACTGCCTCAAAAACACCTCGAATGAGCAACAAATTCATAGAAAACTTGCTGACTTTTGTACTGAGTAAGTCCATtttgcgtgccccccccccccaccagacctTTGATTGGCAAAATTATGGAAGATTGAACACTGGAGGGAGCGCATGGAAACTGCACACACTTTTGTACAAAAAAATGAATCTCAGTTCTCAAGGTCGACCACTGAGGACAAATTTCAGCTTGACACTGAGCAGACTTGTGACGCGGTTCTATCACAGCAACCTGAATGACGAGTCAGTACCGACTAGAGGAGCGCAGAGCGCCGCCAGGCgtgtctccccttccccggtgTCCAAAcctggtgacaaaccacccctggTTCTGTATCACACGAGAGGTTCATCATCATACACACTGAGCACAAAGAATTTCAGGGCTGACAAGGTCCagcagtttgcgagattagccgcggacagaccCACAAACATAATCCCCTACGCGTGGCGGAGATAAATATGAAGCTCAGATAGGCCGGCGGGTCACGGCATGTAGCTTTACATACAAACCTGTGTGGGTAACGGCGGCTCCGTTAATgaacacagcacagacagaaatCGTAGCAATTTACTGTAAACAGGGTTGGTGTTTGAGCGGAGGAAATGCTTTCAACTTCAAACCCTTGGTCAAAAAGAAAAATCCTGTATAAAAAATTCCAAATGCAATTCTTTTGGAAACGGACACCGCAAAGCGATGGAGCACGTGGCTCACACCGAGTAGCCCAACCACTTCCAGTGAAGGACATTTACACGTGCAATACATTTTCCTTTTTCTGATTTTTGTGTCGACTCGTTTTCCAAGTAGGTTGACACTGCGGTATCGCACAAAGAGACATCAACCATGTCTGAGCCAGTTGTACTTTCAATATACTAGCAAGCGTTTGGTAATTGCATATTATTAACAACTTGCAACTAGTATACCAGAAACTAGCAAGTGTCAAACAAATGAAGGGGGGCAAGATGCACAGAACTATGATAGGTGGATTAAATTAGTCAACCAATGATCTATACTGAAATTCATAATGTTAAATAAGTCATAAATTTGACCCGTTTCAAATATTTATTTATCTGATGTGTGGTGGAGATTATATATCTGCAACTTCCCCAAAAGCACCATAAATGCTGGAAAATCTGGTTTTTCACTGGAGTGGACCTTCAAGGCATTTTAAAATTAAGCCATTTAACTCGCACTGCCATGCTCGGTGTGTTTAAGAGGGTGCCACAGACTTGGGATAACCAGTTTAACAAGCAAAAGGCATTGAAGAGTTGGCTAAACAAAAGCAGTAACCATGTCTGTTACATGAACAGCTTCTCTGCTAGATATTGGAAACGGGACTGACCTCCCACTACCTTTGCAATTCTGCAAGGATTTGGATAAAATGCTATGATAACCCTCATGACCTCCTTGAATTGTATAGTGATACTGAGGTATACCACTAACTGTGTACAAGAGTGGACAACGTGACACCATTCTCTCTCAGTAGCGCTGTGTTGATGCCAAAAATCTCCATTTGTGTCGCTGCCAGGCTGCTCGCATTTGTGCAGCAGGTGAAAACTGGAACCAGAGTGCGCAGTAGAGACGGGAGGTGGGGCAGTGTGCTCGCCCATATTCATTCTGCGCATGCACCTCACTGCTGCTGCGAGCAGAGCTGTCAATCAACTCAGCCCCGGGCTCAACCGCGCCCTTTGGAATATCACCAAACAATTTCTATATAACCGTTACCCAAATGATAGATATTGGGAGAGATGTTAATGTGAAGGGAATTTGTCAAAATGACAGAACACTCCTAAGAGAAAAATTTATTTGACAAGTAGCTCGATTCATTTTTTTCGTTGGGCCGCAGGGCACCGTTTCTCGTGGGCAGGGTTAAAAGCTGTACAGGAAACAGCCACTAAAGAGCAAAAGAGATATTTTTGCTTCGACTTTTCAGCCCCCATGATGTCCACTAAAACAGTCTATGCAGTATACTATGATGTTTGAAACTAAAAGGTTTAATGGATTATGTGGGCCCTGATATTGTAAGTAGTCTACACAACTGTGATGTAATGGAAAGTAAGTGAAAAAGGGGGGTTCACTGCATTCCAAGTTTACGATCTCCAATTTTATTCATGTAGCCTGTGGACTACCCAGTTATAGGCAGTAGCTTGCTGAAGTGCAATAATAGCTCAAGCACTACAAGACTGCTATGCCCACCATCTGATACTGCAGTAACCTGAGCTATGCATGGTGTCATTCTTACATCACATTACATAAAATACGTCTAATGTTTGCTTTCTTCAAATAACGAAAAAGAATAAGACCCGAAAGAATACAATCATACACATGTATATGTAAAGGTGCAGAACTGTATTGCATTTCAGTCTACAATAAAAGTTCAAATAGGAAACCTGAAAAGAGGGAATGAAAGCACACATGTGCCTAACACTTTGATTAAATGGCAGGTTTCAAAAAAATTAAGCAATGTTTTTCTTGCAACACATGGTTTGTATAGTTTAAGGGTCACAGTAAATTTAAATGTGACTAAATTGAATGAAAATACAAACTAGATTTTGTCATTTGACCTTGTGTATAAATGTCTAAATGAGATGTGATCATTTGTCTCAGTGTTTTTGTGATTAATGATTCCTTATCATCTTTCTTTATGTAAGCGATCTCTCACTCTCACCTGAGTCGATGTTTGGCAGCGGCATCCAGTTTTCTTAACTCAGAGAAGGTCATCTTGCTGAGCGGCCCCGACCCATTGGTGGTCCGGTCCACAGTCTCATCGTGCATCAATATGGGGACTCCGTCCGATGAGAACTCAAGGTCCAACTCCACACCTGCTGCCCCATTCTTACTGGCCTAGCCAAAAAAAAGAACAGCAAATACGTTTTTGGAGGTTTTTACTTTGTTGTAGTTTTCACCCAGAAAGTTGATTAGGTCTAAGCTTAAAACAAATGGTGAAAGCACAAAAGCTGTGCTTAGGGTTCTGAACAAGACATGTTGCTTAATGAGCCTGCGTGGATAAAAAGTCAACCACAGACAATGATCTCTTTCAAACCAAAGTAGAGAAATAAGAGACAGAAAAGGGCAACATACAGTCAGAATGAAAGGAACCACTCAGTTCACCCTGCAACAGTCCCCTGATCAAGATAAGGGTTGAGAGCCTGCTTTGAGATTTCCATGCTTAACTTTGGTCAGCCAGCATCTGAAGTGATATGTAGTATAATTCAACACATCTGCTTCTGATAATATAATTTGAGGACAGTCCCTCAgaacagctgcatctcagtgtggtacagtaaCTGCACCTCactagaccagaaagctctgcagcgggtcgtcaaggcgaccCAGTATATCagcggtacccagctcccagccataaaggacatttatcacaaacgctgccttcaaaggggtctgagcatcagcagagatcccacccaccccaaccatgaactgttctctccgctgcgctctgggaggcgctacaagagcctcagagcccacactgccaggctcaaaaacagcttctttccccaagctgttgcccacctgaacctggccacccactgaatgtctgtggatattttttaaatatttttgtactttttgtacttgtgctcttttttttttaacttattttttagcttttggtcttcatctgtgtacatcttatactgtgtttgtctatgtctgtcttgcactgtctggcgaagctgcagcccttatttcgtttttagcatgtgcctgcacattgtttttaatgacaacaaattgaattgaattgaatcaaaGAGCCCTTGGTGCAAATCACATCCCACAGCAGATCAAGGCAGTTGTGTAACACTGGGTTCTGAGTGAACTGAACAGGGCAGgtgaaatacatttttttaaaataagtCACAATAACTGAAAAACAGTGAAAGCCGTCTGAATCGAGTCCCGCCATTCTGTTTGGCAAGAGGTTGTAAGGGATTTCTCTTACAGACAATaataaaacagatttttttctCAATTCTgtttgtcaaatcaaatcaaatcagttttatttgtatagcccaatatcacaaattacaaatttgcctcagtgggcttaacagcaacacagcatcctgtccttagaccctctcatgggataaggaaaaactccctaaaaaaacctttaacagggagaaaaaacaggaaggaacctcagggagaacaccagaggagggacctctctcccaagacggacagcgtgcaatggatgttgtgttcatgcaatttacataatacaaaactgaaagaggagaacagaattataatggacataacatttatggagaacatgatgcacaggatgccaagcagtgtccacgtgccaaggGAGCAGTCAAAGAAAAACAGTACAATAATAAATAACACGTTTCCCTTTGGAGCTCACCCCTACACCCCGTGGTGGGAAGTCCCCCCACATCCACAACGTTGCATTTGTACACGTGGTTCTGCAAAGCAGTCTGAAATACATATTCTGGGATTTTTTAGGGTAGGGTAGGTGtgcaaatgtaaactactaataagacacattagcctctagctaacgggtctgaccctttagtcgagcggtcagtgatgtcgccttgtggtgcagtacaccccgtatcgaatcccgcaccgggcaacaaaataaccggttacacaaattCTACCACTTTCAGCGTGAAGTGATTAGGTAGATTCTCAAACACCGCCACGCCCTCCTCTCGTCTCACCTCCCGGATAGCGGCCATGGTGTTCTCCGGTGCGTCGTGCCCCCCTCCCCGGTGGGCGACCACCGACCCCCCGCCGGAGCCAACGACACCCTTAGCGAAATGCAGCACCTGTCGGGCCCGGCCGGCGGGGACTTGAGGGAACTGGAAGATCGTCATGAAGAGGTAGACAGCAAAGGTGAGGGTGGTGGACCACACGGGACTCCTGGTCCCCAGCAGAACCAGCAAGAACACGACCGAATAGAGAGGGACCTCATCTCCCACCTGCAGCATTTTCCAACACCGTGAGTGACAGCCGACGCGCCGAACGCTACGTTACCTTGCCGAGTGTGCCACTTTTAGCCAACGACCGGGTCTACATACGACCATGCTCCGTTTGTGGGTCTGAAAACATTACGCGAGTTTGACGTTTTCGCCACTGAACGACATTGTGTCACGGTCAAGCAAAACCACAACACGGGCGGCCGTCGCGGCCATACAGCTTCACTTCCGCGTTCGTCTTCTTCGTTTGATTTTCAGCCAGAACTCCGCCTCGCCCGGCCACCAGCCGTTGCCAACAGCTTTGTGGttcgcattaccgccacctaccgACCAGCAGGCGGGAGTATGAATCGGGAGGATTtagaaaaaaacgaaaaaaaacgtGTCGCTTAAAAACGGAAATATGCAGTTAAATCACACGTTTCCTGATAAAAATTTAAACACTTCTATGAAACtgtaaccgcttattttcttgcccggtgcgggattcgtacgtggtgtgctgcaccacaaagcgacgtcactgaccgctcggcaaaagggtcagacccgttagctaggggctaacgtatcttattagtagtttataaaaccaaagaaggttgaattcttgattgacagataggtttcatcactcatctaagtgacctctctgcaggtgtccccacccttataaacaatacagctacataacgaccagtttcatatgcaaatatggtataAAGTATATCAATATGATAATTAGCTTGGTTCATTACCAGTATATCTGTCCATTTGGTGTGCTCATCCCTCCCTCTCGGGCAAACCTGGGGGTATTTCTCTGAAAGGCTCTTCATAGCATATGTCTGGGTGCTCTGCAGCTTGAGGGTGCTACCCCTCCCTGCCCCAGTTGCCTCTTCAGCTGTCAATACACTATTCGCGGTTGTCATCCAGCCTTTCCCCGGAAGTCACTGGCATCGCCATACCGAGTTAGTTCTTTCATACACCATGTGGTGCATCGTCGTGGACATATCGTCAGTAATGAACCCGGGGTCatcgggtgtttcgggtcttaacatcagacatcCTCGCCCGAGCGACCCAGCCGGGGGTGATCAAGCCCCGACTTGTGTCCACATAGCGCATTACACCACGcatcacccctcttcacccagagccaaaAGGAAGCCTTTTCAACggcttccaagatgttcctaatggctctcctttttttgagggggggacccccccactcttccaagccgtcctggtcgctgctccaccccctctgccgatccggggagggctgcagaccaccacgtgcctcctccgatacatgtggcgtcgccagccgcatcgtttccccctcccacccgaacaggtgccccgaccgaccagaggaggcgctagtgcagcgaccaggacacatacccacatccggcttcccacccgcagacacagccaattgtgtctgtagggacgcccgaccaagccggagataacacggggattcgaacaggcgagccccgtgttggtaggcaacagaatagaccgctacgctgcccggacgcccatggctcttcttctttgcagcccatAAATCCCCAAGAGTCCCCGGACCCActgtagagactggcctgcaaagcccctgcagtCCACGTCAGCcggctcacagtgggccttccacccattcctccaaCACTTAGCTACCAGATCTGCATGCatggctctcttcctttcttgcacCTCCTCCATCCGATCTTTCCCAGGTGAACGTTAGCTCTAGCAAAACCATTTTCTTGGTTGCCACGGACGtcaggaccatgtctggcctgagtgtggTTGCTGCGATGGTGTCCGGGAACCTCAGTTGTCTCCCTAGGTTGACCAGGATCTGCCAGTCCTTTGCTGTTGCGAGCAGCCCACCCTGGGCCTTTGGCTGGGGTTGGGGCTTCTCCCCTGCTCGAACAAAGGCAATAGTGcattttgttgggtgttgctgcttgctgtagctgatcccagtgcagatggTGTCTGCTAGTGCCCGCAGAACTTGGTCATGGAGCCAATGATACCGCCCCTCTCCCAAGGCCTTTGGACAGCAGCTCAGCACATGCTCCAAGGTTCCCCTTTTCTGGCAGAGTTGGCAAACAGGTGAGTCCACCAGGACCCAGTTGGAAGGGCTTGGGAGGAcatcatacactgactggacaaaACTTGAATCGGTGTGAATCCGCCTTCCAGAGTTCTGCCCAGGTGATCTTTCAGTCAGTTGTATGCTCCCACTTGGTCCAGGCCGCCTGATTGCCGACacccaccattctgctgtagcAAGCTTCCTCCACCTCTGCACGTACCTCCTCTTGGATCAGCTTTTGCCTCTCCTTTCCACAGGCTTTACCGTAGCAAGGTCTTGAGTTGCCCCAGAGCCTGGCCCAACCAGTTGTCACGGTGCCCATCAGGATGCTGTGCAGCAACCTTGCCTCAGCCCACTCAACTGCCTTCTGTATGTATCAATTCCTTCCTGTTCTAACCTCGATACTTGCAGAGAAGACCTCGGTGTCAGCAGACTTTCAGTAGAGCAGGACTTCTCTGGCTTGGGCGACCTTGAACTCCTTTGCCAGACTGCTGAGAGGAAGctgtagcttggtgttatgcCCGTAAAGGGCGATGGTGCTTAGGCTCCGTGGCAGGCCCAGCCACCTGTGTAGGAACTGGCTGATCTTCCTTTCAAAGCCCTCCATGATGGTGATTGGGACTTCGTAGGTTAGAAGTGTCTAGAAGAGTTGAGGCAGACGaggacatctgtcgccattttacaatgcggtgattgcaactattccccaatcctctgtgaatagtacacatggccactgaaactctcgttaatggtcacggtaatttgcatatgaaaccgatcgttgttttcagtcattataccactgtgttgtttataagggtggggacacctgcagccagttgagactgaagaggtcacttagatgagtgatgaaacatttctctcaataaacgttgtgtctagatgaactgattcaactttctgtgattttcttacctggattattgagcatgcatcaagacattagtcCAACAGTACCATTGCCTGCAATACCACCTGGGCTACTTCTGACACCACAGTAGATTTTACACTAGAGAATAAGAACAAGGACAGGGAGTTTATTTTTAATTCACATACCATACAAGCAAATATTGGTGGTTACCACAGTTACGTCCAGATCTACACAGATGCATCAAAGTGTTGAGTAAATAAAACAGGAGTATCGTTTATTGTTCCAGAGTTTGGTATTAAAGTAGGGAAAGGGATTGGTGAGGGATTATCAGTCTACACTTTCTAAGTGATTGCAATATTGTTAGCAGTGCAGTGGATAGAGGAAACAATACCACTGATAGGAATCATTTGCTCAGACTCAAGCACATCACTAGCCAGTTTACAGTGCAGTCATTCAGATAGCAGACCGGACATTTTAACAGAAGTACAACAAAGTTATACACAATTCAAATGATGGGCCTGACAGCACATTTGTTTATGGGTACTGGTGCATATCGGTGTCAAAGGAAATGGAATGACAGGTGAGGTTGCAAATGAggctgcaaaaaataaaaacattgaatTGGCAGCGAGATTCCGCAAGACAGGAATCAAGAGCATTATTAGGCAGAGActgaaggaaaggtggcaaaagcagtggaaggaagagaggaaaggatgatGGTTCTACAGGGTTCAGATGAAAGCGGGAGAAATGAGGAGTGCAGTAAGGAACCAGGTACACGAGAGAGATGAGACAATAATATCTAGACTtagatttggacacactggactcAACGGTATATTGAAAATAGGCAAACACAATGCAGGTAGCTGCGACTACTGTGGGCACGAAGAAACAACAGCGCATGTTATCACTGTCagatatgaggcagaaagacggAGTCTGATTCAAAACCTCAGACAGGAAGAAGTAAACTTGGACTTATCGGGCATTCTACAAAAGAACTCAGGAAATGAGTGCTACTGGATTTTATTCAAGTATCTTATCTAGTTTGACtgagacttctttttttttttagtagacATTCTCGttcatgtaaccaggttaaaattaatgtttttattttattttgtttgagtatgaaatatcaccaaatcctgtctgtgtgctgttatttgtgtttactacattttattttatgtcattatttacttttatgtatgttttataacgaccgtcatatacctgtactgtcgctttaagagagaggtcttgtgggtacacggaagagggaacgcgggagaggccatttttgttttgtgggaggagtctcaagcagcgatcgagccgagccacgcgtgtttcttaccgtagcagttttgctggttgaggagaacataaccttgagtatccctgtaagaagatactgcaagctgtgggataaaatacttgtttatcctttcttacatcggagtcccgtggacggtttctccttctaacgcacacgagtgaagtccgggcagtggttgaacttcgacccccacgtccgtaagaaacaccgctcccgctggaggactggacgtttgtcgaagggtttgaaaccaaaataaatggcaaggtgggccaaatagagtcctgtgtgtcccccctcctcccttgatcatgatgatgatgatgatgatgatgagagactgagggccccccacaacacctggggccccacccaaaatagaacacaacgcagagctaatggtgagagtgacgggcgtgcagcaggctgaccagcatagaacagcgtgggactgcccccgttacattcaCACTCCAATCCAGTTGATGGCGGTAATGCGCCAACTCGTTTGCCAACTGCCAATAAACCTGGAAAAAAAGACGAAGAAGACGTCGGAAATATTaagaagacgacgaagaagaaACGCTCGTTTGCCCTGACGGAGTGAACAGGACCTTTGCGGGGTTTGGTCTTCC
This genomic stretch from Lampris incognitus isolate fLamInc1 chromosome 5, fLamInc1.hap2, whole genome shotgun sequence harbors:
- the gde1 gene encoding glycerophosphodiester phosphodiesterase 1, producing MLQVGDEVPLYSVVFLLVLLGTRSPVWSTTLTFAVYLFMTIFQFPQVPAGRARQVLHFAKGVVGSGGGSVVAHRGGGHDAPENTMAAIREASKNGAAGVELDLEFSSDGVPILMHDETVDRTTNGSGPLSKMTFSELRKLDAAAKHRLRDRFAGEKIPTLEEAVEECIKLQLIIYFDVKGHPDQAAAALKNLYKKHAVLYNSSIVCSFEPKVIYRMRQADPQVVTALTHRPWSLSRFGDGMPRFSSPWKHHWMTLLDVLLDWAHHHVLWKLCGISAFLVQKNFVSLDYVQYWANRGVQVVAWTVNSAVEKQHYQELLQVNYITDSLVEDCDPHY